A region from the Paenibacillus humicola genome encodes:
- a CDS encoding response regulator, with protein sequence MTHHGNGARILIIDDEPQIRKLLTVSMHAHHFDIYEAATGEEGILQASIVHPDLVVLDLGLPDVYGMEVLQRIREWSNVPIIVLTAKEREEDKIAALDGGADDYMTKPFGMGELVARIRVALRHAAQSPNEPIMRFDELTIDLAQRAVELGGERVRLTPTEYEILKLLANHAGKVVTQRQLLQHVWSGRRHESESHYLRVYIGHLRKKLEKDPTQPKFILTEPGIGYRFVSPD encoded by the coding sequence ATGACGCACCACGGCAATGGAGCGCGGATTCTCATTATTGACGATGAGCCGCAAATACGCAAGCTGCTGACCGTTTCCATGCACGCCCACCATTTCGATATCTATGAAGCGGCCACGGGGGAAGAGGGCATCCTGCAGGCGTCCATCGTCCATCCTGACCTTGTCGTGCTCGATTTGGGCCTTCCCGACGTGTACGGCATGGAGGTTCTGCAGCGTATACGGGAATGGTCGAACGTTCCGATCATCGTGCTGACGGCAAAGGAACGCGAGGAGGATAAAATCGCGGCGCTCGACGGCGGAGCGGACGATTATATGACCAAGCCGTTCGGCATGGGGGAGCTTGTGGCCCGAATACGCGTTGCGCTTCGGCATGCGGCACAGTCTCCGAATGAGCCGATTATGCGGTTCGACGAGCTGACGATCGATTTGGCGCAGCGCGCCGTGGAGCTTGGCGGCGAGCGCGTGCGGCTGACTCCGACGGAATATGAAATTTTAAAGCTGCTGGCGAATCATGCCGGAAAAGTGGTGACGCAGCGCCAGCTGCTTCAGCACGTATGGAGCGGCCGTCGCCACGAATCGGAAAGCCATTATTTGCGCGTCTATATCGGTCACTTGCGAAAAAAACTGGAAAAAGACCCGACCCAGCCGAAATTTATTCTCACCGAGCCCGGGATCGGATACCGATTTGTTTCCCCCGATTAA